The following coding sequences are from one Planctomycetota bacterium window:
- a CDS encoding carbon storage regulator: MLVLSRRIGEEIVIDGSIVITVLGSGRERVRIGLTAPRSVRIDRKEIQDRREQHAPEELAVATTA; this comes from the coding sequence ATGTTAGTGCTATCTCGCAGGATCGGTGAGGAGATTGTGATTGACGGTTCGATTGTCATCACCGTATTAGGCTCAGGCCGCGAACGGGTTCGCATCGGCTTGACCGCTCCCCGCTCGGTGCGCATCGATCGTAAAGAGATTCAAGACCGCCGCGAACAGCACGCGCCAGAGGAACTGGCGGTAGCTACCACGGCCTAG
- a CDS encoding BON domain-containing protein, protein MIPLCNATQSFDGEVTLAQTRDEMLKQIIHCSLSQTGYTYFRKLDVSVSSGIVTLEGLVPSYYMKQKAQAAVLAVAAVVALKNNLLVGKPSERAR, encoded by the coding sequence ATGATCCCTCTTTGCAACGCCACTCAGTCGTTCGACGGCGAAGTCACTTTGGCTCAAACCCGCGACGAAATGCTCAAGCAAATCATTCACTGCTCGCTTAGCCAGACAGGCTACACCTATTTCCGCAAACTTGACGTTTCGGTCAGCAGCGGGATCGTCACCCTAGAGGGGTTGGTGCCGAGCTACTACATGAAGCAGAAAGCGCAAGCGGCCGTGCTGGCCGTCGCGGCAGTGGTGGCGTTGAAAAACAATCTGCTGGTCGGCAAGCCGAGCGAGCGGGCGCGTTGA
- a CDS encoding DUF1571 domain-containing protein encodes MNRLLCLSRTRLGLLLAIGCLATMSWIAGVNEAWFSARAQESNRPGVSLTDVPKVEPAPRVMAGGQSTALNGALGPEAARAHSRIAATLCKRPGEHPLNPVLRWARAELADIKQIRDYSAILVRRELVHGRLRECERIQMKVRHEPFSVYLRFLAPVAVKGQECLYVVGQHNGKLLARPPGLKGSLLGVVELKPTNPIAQACGHPITDVGIRRLIEQLIEVGEQDLRHDDCAVRLVSGETVNGRGCACLEITHQWRQDHFTFHVARIYIDLETNLPIRYESDGWPATASGTRPRIDDYTYERLTTNLGLTDDDFSTSNQAYGFRKWRDSE; translated from the coding sequence ATGAACCGTCTTCTGTGTCTAAGTCGCACGCGGCTGGGACTGCTGCTCGCCATTGGTTGTTTAGCAACGATGTCGTGGATTGCCGGTGTGAACGAAGCCTGGTTCAGCGCCCGCGCCCAAGAATCCAATCGTCCCGGAGTCTCACTTACGGACGTACCCAAGGTCGAACCGGCGCCACGAGTGATGGCTGGCGGCCAGTCGACGGCGCTCAACGGCGCGTTGGGCCCAGAAGCGGCGCGAGCTCACTCGCGCATCGCCGCGACGTTGTGCAAGCGGCCGGGTGAGCATCCATTGAATCCGGTGCTACGTTGGGCGCGAGCGGAGCTGGCCGACATCAAGCAGATCAGGGACTACTCAGCCATTCTGGTGCGGCGCGAACTCGTCCATGGGCGATTACGCGAGTGTGAGCGAATTCAAATGAAAGTGCGACATGAGCCCTTCAGCGTCTACTTGCGTTTTCTGGCGCCGGTTGCCGTGAAAGGACAGGAGTGCCTCTACGTGGTGGGGCAGCACAACGGCAAGTTGCTGGCTCGACCGCCGGGATTGAAGGGATCGCTTTTGGGCGTGGTCGAACTCAAACCCACCAACCCGATCGCCCAAGCCTGCGGACATCCGATCACCGATGTCGGCATCCGGCGATTGATCGAGCAATTGATCGAAGTTGGCGAACAAGACCTGCGGCACGACGACTGCGCGGTTCGGTTAGTTTCCGGCGAAACGGTCAACGGGCGAGGTTGCGCTTGCCTGGAAATCACTCATCAATGGCGGCAGGATCACTTTACCTTTCACGTGGCCCGGATCTATATCGATCTGGAAACCAATTTGCCCATCCGCTACGAAAGCGACGGCTGGCCCGCCACGGCCAGCGGCACGCGACCACGAATCGATGACTATACCTACGAGCGGCTGACGACCAATCTGGGGCTGACCGACGACGACTTCAGCACGTCGAACCAGGCATATGGCTTCCGTAAATGGCGTGATTCGGAATAA
- a CDS encoding DUF1328 domain-containing protein, with protein sequence MLSWSLTFLVIAIIAAFFGFAGLAGLAAEIAKVLFVLFLILFVLSLFVGRRGPIV encoded by the coding sequence ATGCTAAGTTGGTCACTCACATTTCTGGTGATCGCGATTATTGCCGCCTTCTTCGGCTTTGCGGGGCTGGCCGGACTGGCCGCCGAGATTGCCAAAGTTCTATTCGTGCTGTTCTTGATCTTGTTCGTCCTGAGTCTGTTCGTGGGACGACGAGGTCCGATCGTCTAG